From one Lemur catta isolate mLemCat1 chromosome 5, mLemCat1.pri, whole genome shotgun sequence genomic stretch:
- the SPRY1 gene encoding protein sprouty homolog 1, with protein sequence MDPQNQHGSGSSLVVIQQPSLDSRQRSDYEREVQPAAILSLDQIKAIRGSNEYTEGPSVVKRPAPRTAPRQEKHERTHEIIPINVNNNYEHRPTSHLGHAGLPNNARGPILSRSTSTGSAASSGSNSSASSEQGLLLRSPPTRPVPGHRSERAIRTQPKQLIVDDLKGSLKEDLTQHKFICEQCGKCKCGECTAPRTLPSCLACNRQCLCSAESMVEYGTCMCLVKGIFYHCSNDDEGDSYSDNPCSCSQSHCCSRYLCMGAMSLFLPCLLCYPPAKGCLKLCRGCYDWIHRPGCRCKNSNTVYCKLESCPSRGQGKPS encoded by the coding sequence ATGGATCCCCAAAATCAACATGGCAGTGGCAGTTCGTTAGTTGTGATCCAGCAGCCTTCTTTGGATAGCCGTCAGAGATCAGACTATGAGAGAGAGGTTCAGCCTGCTGCTATTTTGTCCTTAGACCAGATCAAGGCCATCAGAGGCAGCAATGAATACACAGAAGGGCCTTCAGTGGTGAAAAGACCTGCTCCTCGGACAGCACCAAGACAAGAAAAGCACGAAAGGACTCATGAAATCATACCAATTAATGTGAATAATAACTATGAGCATAGACCTACAAGCCACCTGGGACATGCAGGACTCCCAAATAATGCCAGGGGCCCCATTTTGAGCAGATCGACCAGCACTGGAAGTGCAGCCAGTTCTGGGAGCAACAGCAGTGCCTCTTCTGAGCAGGGGCTGTTATTAAGGTCGCCACCAACCAGACCAGTCCCTGGTCATAGGTCTGAAAGGGCAATCCGGACTCAGCCCAAGCAACTGATTGTGGATGACTTGAAGGGTTCCTTGAAAGAGGACCTGACACAGCACAAGTTCATTTGCGAACAGTGTGGGAAGTGCAAGTGTGGAGAATGCACAGCTCCCAGGACTCTGCCATCCTGTTTGGCCTGTAACCGGCAGTGCCTTTGCTCTGCCGAGAGCATGGTGGAATATGGAACCTGCATGTGCTTAGTCAAGGGCATCTTCTACCACTGCTCCAATGACGACGAAGGGGATTCTTACTCGGATAATCCTTGCTCCTGTTCACAGTCCCACTGCTGCTCTAGATACCTGTGTATGGGAgccatgtctttatttttaccttGCTTACTCTGTTATCCTCCTGCTAAGGGATGCCTGAAGCTGTGCAGGGGCTGTTATGACTGGATCCATCGCCCAGGGTGCAGATGTAAGAACTCCAACACTGTCTATTGTAAGCTGGAGAGCTGCCCCTCCCGGGGTCAGGGTAAACCATCATGA